The following are from one region of the Nicotiana tabacum cultivar K326 chromosome 3, ASM71507v2, whole genome shotgun sequence genome:
- the LOC107769684 gene encoding zinc finger protein GAI-ASSOCIATED FACTOR 1 produces MPADPDNSSAMNDSTGSGEVSVSSSGNQVPPQKESAKKKRNLPGMPDPDAEVIALSPKTLLATNRFVCEICSKGFQRDQNLQLHRRGHNLPWKLRQRSSQEVKKRVYVCPETTCVHHDPSRALGDLTGIKKHFCRKHGEKKWKCDKCSKKYAVQSDLKAHSKICGTREYKCDCGTLFSRRDSFITHRAFCDVLAQESAKAVPEKPPNVTNEEPKTQAIAASSSPPPPTPMASPPAAESQPLPPALPPPAAPTTLTPAAIPPSTTVISFVSSVQNPELRENPNPNSTGTAGKQVMEETTALASLTGSCSSSSSSCSNGSTSSNVFGSLFASSTASGSMPSQAPGFTDLFRAVAPERVPEMAPPSSAEPISLCLAMSHGSSIFRPAGQERRQYAPVPQPAMSATALLQKAAQMGAAATSSSLLRGLGVMSSSSPSNGQQEWSGRPMETNGASLAAGLGLGLPCDAGSGLKELMLGTPSVFGPKHPTLDLLGLGMAASGGPSPGLSALLTSMGSNLDMATAAGSFGSGDFSGKDLGRNS; encoded by the exons ATGCCGGCCGACCCAGATAACTCATCCGCCATGAACGATTCAACAGGCTCAGGTGAAGTAAGTGTTTCTTCTTCAGGTAATCAAGTTCCTCCACAGAAAGAATCAGCTAAGAAAAAGAGAAATCTTCCTGGGATGCCAG ATCCCGATGCAGAGGTTATTGCTTTGTCACCTAAAACTCTACTAGCGACGAACAgatttgtttgtgaaatttgCAGTAAAGGGTTTCAAAGGGACCAGAATTTGCAGCTTCATAGAAGGGGTCATAATTTGCCATGGAAGCTAAGGCAGAGATCAAGCCAAGAGGTGAAGAAGAGAGTTTATGTTTGCCCTGAAACCACTTGTGTTCACCACGATCCTTCACGGGCATTGGGTGATTTGACCGGAATTAAGAAACATTTCTGCCGTAAACATGGTGAGAAGAAGTGGAAATGTGATAAGTGTTCTAAGAAATATGCAGTTCAGTCTGATTTAAAAGCTCATTCTAAGATTTGTGGTACTAGAGAATATAAATGTGATTGTGGCACTTTATTTTCAAG GAGGGATAGCTTTATCACACATAGGGCTTTTTGTGATGTATTAGCTCAAGAGAGTGCAAAAGCAGTACCAGAGAAACCTCCTAATGTTACTAATGAGGAACCTAAGACACAAGCTATTGCTGCTTCATCATCACCACCACCACCTACACCGATGGCGTCTCCACCTGCCGCCGAGTCTCAACCACTACCACCAGCTCTTCCTCCGCCTGCAGCTCCAACGACTTTAACCCCTGCTGCTATTCCTCCGTCAACTACCGTGATATCATTTGTTTCCTCTGTTCAGAATCCAG AGTTGCGGGAGAATCCGAACCCAAATTCTACTGGAACTGCTGGCAAACAGGTTATGGAGGAAACAACAGCTTTAGCAAGCTTGACTGGAAGTTGTAGCAGCAGTAGTAGCTCTTGTAGTAATGGAAGTACTAGCAGTAATGTTTTTGGAAGCTTGTTTGCTTCATCAACAGCTTCAGGAAGTATGCCATCTCAAGCTCCTGGATTCACTGACTTGTTTCGAGCTGTGGCTCCTGAACGCGTACCTGAGATGGCACCACCTTCATCTGCAGAACCAATATCTCTCTGCCTAGCAATGAGTCACGGTTCATCAATATTTAGACCAGCTGGACAAGAGCGGAGGCAATATGCTCCAGTACCACAACCGGCCATGTCTGCAACAGCATTACTGCAGAAGGCAGCTCAGATGGGTGCAGCAGCAACCAGCTCATCATTGTTGAGGGGCCTTGGGGTTATGTCCTCCTCATCCCCTTCTAATGGACAACAAGAATGGAGTGGTAGACCAATGGAAACCAATGGTGCATCATTGGCTGCAGGCCTTGGGCTTGGACTACCCTGTGATGCTGGTTCTGGTCTAAAGGAATTAATGTTGGGAACTCCCTCTGTTTTTGGTCCCAAGCATCCTACTCTTGACCTTCTTGGATTAGGGATGGCTGCTAGTGGCGGTCCATCGCCTGGATTGTCGGCTCTACTAACATCCATGGGTAGTAATCTAGACATGGCAACTGCAGCAGGATCTTTTGGTAGTGGAGATTTCAGTGGGAAAGATTTAGGAAGAAATTCATGA